From a single Lonchura striata isolate bLonStr1 chromosome 13, bLonStr1.mat, whole genome shotgun sequence genomic region:
- the CEBPA gene encoding CCAAT/enhancer-binding protein alpha — translation MEQANFYEVDSRPPMSSGQHHQLQTHLPGSTYSYREAPSAAAPAAGGAELGDICENENSIDISAYIDPAAFNDEFLADLFQHSKQQEKAKAILAGDFDFHTMHGAGAAASAPGHQPQHHQQPLFGCVPGYMDGKLDPLYERIAAPGLRPLVIKQEPREEEEVKSAALSALYPHHAPQQHPSHLQYQIAHCAQTTMHLQPGQPTPPPTPVPSPHHPHHPHPPGGLSAAGTLKMMPSDHRSKSKKTVDKNSNEYRVRRERNNIAVRKSRDKAKQRNVETQQKVLELTTDNERLRKRVEQLTRELETLRGIFRQLPESSLVKAMGSCA, via the coding sequence ATGGAGCAAGCCAATTTCTACGAGGTCGATTCCCGGCCCCCGATGAGCAGCGGCCAGCACCACCAGCTCCAGACTCACCTGCCCGGCAGCACCTACAGCTACAGAGAGGCTCCCTCGGCGGCGGCACCTGCTGCGGGCGGCGCGGAGCTCGGCGATATCTGCGAGAACGAGAACTCCATCGACATCAGCGCTTACATCGACCCCGCCGCCTTCAACGACGAGTTCCTGGCCGACCTCTTCcagcacagcaagcagcaggagaaagccaaggccatcctggccggGGATTTCGACTTCCACACCATGCATggggccggcgccgccgcctcggcGCCGGGGCACCAGCCgcagcaccaccagcagccGCTCTTCGGCTGCGTGCCCGGCTACATGGACGGCAAGCTCGACCCCCTCTACGAGCGCATCGCCGCGCCGGGCTTGCGGCCGCTGGTGATCAAGCAGGAGCCccgcgaggaggaggaggtgaagtCGGCGGCCCTGTCGGCCCTCTATCCCCATCACGCCCCGCAGCAGCACCCGTCCCACCTCCAGTACCAGATCGCCCACTGCGCCCAGACCACCATGCACCTCCAGCCCGGGCAGCCCACGCCTCCCCCCACGCCCGTGCCCAGCCCGCACCACCCGCACCACCCGCACCCTCCCGGCGGCCTGTCCGCCGCGGGCACCCTCAAGATGATGCCCTCGGACCACCGGAGCAAATCGAAAAAGACAGTGGACAAGAACAGTAACGAGTACCGGGTGCGCCGGGAGCGCAACAACATCGCGGTGCGCAAGAGCCGGGACAAGGCCAAGCAGCGCAACGTGGAGACGCAGCAGAAGGTGCTGGAGCTCACCACCGACAACGAGCGGCTGCGCAAGCGGGTGGAGCAGCTCACCCGGGAGCTGGAGACTCTGCGGGGCATCTTCAGGCAGCTGCCCGAGAGCTCGCTGGTGAAGGCCATGGGCAGCTGCGCCTAG